Proteins from a single region of Butyrivibrio fibrisolvens:
- a CDS encoding ATP-binding cassette domain-containing protein produces MNSIELKNLTKRYGSFNAVDNLSFEIKQGDFVGFLGVNGAGKSTTVNMLSTILTPDDGEATICGYKLGKEDMDIRRSIGVVYQSNVLDDLFTVKENIVTRSKMLGLDSKTIKERLYDLSDILKLSDIMNKRYRLLSGGQKRRCEIAFALMHSPKILFLDEPTTGLDPATRTFVWDAVEMLRANTDMTVFLTTHYMEEAQSADKIVIINKGKKVAEGTPFELKEKFAKDSLKLYFGENRLGEVTDILGNEKLITTSYGGLVEANDPFSAARTAEKLVGVIDGFEIIQGKMDDVFLNVTRDLEAAI; encoded by the coding sequence ATGAATTCGATTGAACTTAAAAACCTCACAAAAAGATACGGAAGTTTTAATGCAGTTGATAACCTTAGCTTTGAGATAAAGCAGGGCGATTTCGTAGGATTCCTCGGAGTTAACGGCGCGGGAAAATCTACTACGGTAAACATGCTATCTACTATACTTACACCGGACGATGGAGAAGCTACTATCTGCGGTTACAAGCTGGGAAAAGAGGATATGGATATCAGAAGATCGATCGGCGTTGTATATCAGTCCAATGTCCTTGATGACCTGTTCACGGTAAAAGAAAACATCGTTACAAGATCAAAGATGCTGGGACTTGATAGTAAGACCATAAAAGAAAGGCTCTATGATCTTTCGGATATCTTAAAGCTTTCTGACATCATGAATAAGCGTTATAGGCTTTTGTCAGGTGGACAAAAAAGACGATGCGAAATAGCATTCGCCCTCATGCATAGTCCCAAGATCCTGTTCCTTGACGAGCCTACAACAGGCCTCGACCCTGCAACACGTACCTTTGTATGGGACGCAGTTGAAATGCTGAGAGCAAACACCGATATGACAGTATTTCTTACAACTCACTACATGGAAGAAGCCCAGTCAGCAGATAAGATCGTCATTATAAATAAGGGTAAAAAAGTTGCAGAAGGAACTCCTTTCGAACTCAAAGAAAAATTCGCCAAGGACAGCTTAAAGCTATATTTTGGCGAAAACAGGCTAGGCGAAGTTACAGACATACTCGGTAATGAAAAACTTATCACTACATCTTACGGAGGACTTGTAGAGGCAAATGATCCTTTTAGTGCTGCAAGGACTGCAGAAAAACTTGTAGGTGTCATTGATGGATTTGAGATTATTCAAGGCAAAATGGATGACGTATTTTTGAATGTTACAAGGGATCTGGAAGCTGCAATATAG
- a CDS encoding LytTR family DNA-binding domain-containing protein — protein sequence MKITIETPLPGEEDEIIIKMATLSDDVLKMVRRLKDGTGKDTMAVYEDESIRMVPTRDILYFDATDNRVFAYTRENCFETRKKLFEIEELLAGSAFLRISKNAIVNIKAIDHLSPEFNGRFIASLKNGEDIIISRGYVPELKKKLGIGK from the coding sequence ATGAAGATTACTATCGAGACACCGTTACCCGGTGAAGAGGATGAGATCATTATAAAGATGGCCACATTAAGCGACGATGTTCTTAAGATGGTTCGCCGCTTAAAGGATGGCACCGGCAAGGATACTATGGCTGTTTATGAAGACGAAAGTATCCGAATGGTGCCTACAAGGGACATTTTGTACTTTGATGCAACTGACAACCGCGTCTTTGCATATACAAGGGAAAACTGTTTTGAGACAAGAAAAAAGCTCTTCGAAATTGAAGAGCTTCTTGCCGGTTCTGCCTTTTTGAGGATATCCAAAAATGCCATAGTTAACATCAAGGCAATTGATCACCTGAGTCCTGAATTTAACGGGCGTTTTATAGCGAGTCTCAAAAACGGCGAAGACATTATCATCTCAAGGGGATACGTCCCTGAGCTTAAGAAAAAACTTGGTATTGGAAAGTAA
- a CDS encoding ATP-binding cassette domain-containing protein — protein sequence MSYIEVRNLKKDFVVKKKREKGKVLREKETVSALKGVSFSVDEGELVGYIGPNGAGKSTTVKILSGILTPDGGEVSVGGIAPWKDRKRHVKNIGVVFGQRSQLWWDVPIIDSYNLLKDIYRIPQKDYEERLHELAKALDLEPLMRTPLRLLSLGQRMRAELCGSLLHRPKLLFLDEPTIGLDAVSKLALRDFLKWENKEYGTTIMLTTHDMEDIAALCSRVMVLGHGQKLFDGKLSDLLERFDTVRKVSVKYGAEEPDLKLPEGVTCKKTEDGLELSYEPAKLPTAKLLDILQDAGNIRELTLQPENTDHLIAAMYKELDL from the coding sequence ATGAGTTATATTGAAGTCAGAAATCTGAAAAAGGATTTCGTTGTAAAAAAGAAAAGAGAAAAAGGAAAAGTTTTGAGGGAGAAGGAAACTGTAAGTGCTCTTAAAGGAGTATCTTTTTCAGTTGATGAGGGAGAACTTGTAGGTTACATAGGCCCTAACGGAGCCGGTAAATCAACTACAGTTAAGATCCTGTCAGGAATCCTTACACCTGACGGCGGAGAAGTATCAGTTGGCGGCATCGCTCCATGGAAAGATCGTAAGCGCCATGTTAAGAATATCGGTGTTGTCTTTGGTCAGCGTAGCCAGCTTTGGTGGGATGTTCCAATCATAGACAGCTATAACCTTTTAAAAGATATATACAGAATCCCTCAGAAAGATTATGAAGAAAGACTCCATGAACTGGCTAAGGCACTTGACCTTGAACCTCTTATGAGAACACCACTTCGTCTTCTTAGTCTTGGACAGAGAATGAGAGCTGAACTTTGCGGATCCCTTCTTCACAGACCTAAACTTCTTTTCCTTGATGAGCCTACGATCGGACTTGATGCTGTAAGTAAGCTTGCTCTTCGCGACTTTTTGAAATGGGAAAATAAAGAGTATGGTACGACCATCATGCTTACAACTCACGACATGGAAGATATCGCAGCTCTTTGTTCAAGAGTCATGGTACTTGGACATGGCCAGAAGCTCTTTGATGGAAAACTTTCTGACCTTCTTGAACGCTTCGATACAGTGCGTAAAGTTAGCGTCAAATACGGAGCTGAAGAACCGGATCTTAAACTTCCTGAAGGAGTTACCTGTAAGAAGACAGAAGACGGACTTGAACTTAGCTATGAGCCTGCAAAACTTCCTACAGCCAAGCTCCTTGATATCCTGCAGGATGCAGGCAATATAAGAGAGCTTACACTTCAGCCTGAGAACACAGATCACCTGATTGCTGCTATGTACAAGGAGCTTGACCTATGA
- a CDS encoding nitroreductase family protein, with amino-acid sequence MDIKEAIKNRHSVRQYSSDRITGEVKLSLEKLIQECNEVSGLNIQLITEDPECFDTLLSHYGKFSGVNNYIALVGDKKLKNLDDLAGYYGEKIVLEAQMLGLNTCWVAGTYGRGKCKAKLVAGEKIVCVIALGYGLNSGTSHKSKNLSKLCGVPENDMPAWFKEGIDAALLAPTALNQQKFFITIDGEEAKIKAGFGSLTKLDMGIVRYNFEAASGHKCRIA; translated from the coding sequence ATGGACATCAAAGAAGCAATCAAAAACAGACATAGTGTAAGACAGTATTCTTCTGACAGAATAACAGGAGAAGTGAAATTATCATTAGAAAAGCTTATCCAGGAGTGCAATGAGGTTAGTGGTCTGAATATTCAGCTTATTACTGAGGACCCTGAATGCTTCGATACACTTCTTAGCCACTACGGAAAGTTTTCGGGCGTTAACAACTATATCGCACTTGTGGGCGATAAGAAGCTTAAGAATCTTGATGATCTTGCAGGTTACTATGGTGAAAAGATAGTTCTCGAAGCTCAGATGCTTGGCCTTAATACCTGCTGGGTTGCAGGAACATACGGCCGCGGAAAGTGTAAAGCAAAGTTAGTAGCAGGAGAGAAGATCGTATGTGTTATCGCTCTTGGCTATGGACTTAACAGCGGAACAAGTCATAAGTCCAAAAATCTGTCAAAACTTTGCGGTGTTCCGGAAAACGATATGCCAGCTTGGTTCAAAGAAGGCATAGATGCAGCTCTTCTTGCTCCAACAGCGCTTAATCAGCAGAAGTTCTTCATTACTATTGACGGTGAGGAAGCAAAGATAAAAGCTGGATTTGGTTCCCTTACAAAGCTTGATATGGGAATCGTCAGATATAATTTTGAAGCAGCATCCGGACATAAGTGCAGAATTGCATAA
- a CDS encoding ABC-2 family transporter protein: protein MAMLLRSHLQYTSSFFMQTLAQLVMEGGEMMAVILIVDRFQSLKGWSGGNLYFFFGMMSVSFYLTEMFGRGITGDFPSMIRTGRLDTFLVRPRGVLTQVMCAGTDPRRITCIAVGTVALIMGSNLSNVVWTPLKVFVLIESIAMSCLLILGLFMIEAIFSIFSVKSVELVNAITYGGRSACQYPIDVYPLPLRVLFTVVAPFALTLHVPASWILDKPLYGWPWWAAVVTPLSGILVFCIMTVLFHVALRHYRSTGS, encoded by the coding sequence ATGGCAATGCTTCTAAGAAGTCATTTGCAATATACCAGCTCATTTTTTATGCAGACACTCGCCCAGCTTGTTATGGAGGGCGGTGAGATGATGGCGGTCATCCTTATTGTTGACAGATTTCAAAGTCTTAAAGGATGGTCCGGCGGTAATCTTTACTTCTTTTTTGGAATGATGTCTGTATCTTTTTATCTTACTGAGATGTTTGGAAGAGGAATAACAGGAGACTTCCCATCAATGATCAGAACAGGACGCCTTGATACTTTCCTTGTAAGACCAAGAGGCGTTCTCACCCAGGTCATGTGTGCAGGAACTGACCCAAGAAGAATAACCTGTATTGCAGTAGGAACAGTAGCACTTATCATGGGTAGTAATCTTTCTAATGTAGTATGGACTCCACTGAAGGTTTTCGTTCTCATAGAATCCATAGCCATGAGCTGCCTTCTCATACTCGGGCTATTCATGATAGAAGCTATCTTTAGTATATTTAGTGTGAAATCAGTAGAGCTTGTAAACGCCATCACTTACGGCGGAAGAAGTGCCTGCCAGTACCCGATTGACGTATACCCCCTACCGCTCCGCGTACTCTTCACTGTTGTAGCTCCCTTCGCATTAACACTCCACGTCCCCGCATCCTGGATTCTTGACAAGCCTCTTTACGGATGGCCTTGGTGGGCAGCAGTAGTTACTCCACTTTCAGGCATATTAGTCTTTTGCATCATGACAGTTTTATTCCATGTAGCACTTAGACATTACAGATCAACAGGCAGCTGA
- the lgt gene encoding prolipoprotein diacylglyceryl transferase: MFNDIHIGPVTLHMYGLMIAIGFISALYIVLKRGKNKGLSEDTIYGIFYCAIIGGLLGCRLLFYIVEIPAIIKNPSILWNFKNGYVVYGGIIGGIVTSFIYLKKFRKEKFLPYFDVVMPAVSIAQGFGRIGCFCAGCCYGAQTTSRFHIVFTHSSFAPNGVPLIPTQLISSAGDFLIGLILILYSRKEKTAGRTSAMYLILYGIGRFGIEFLRADYRGSLGIFSTSQIISMVMVIIGIVLFTMAPKLVQEETEETKEEVKEEVKEEQ, encoded by the coding sequence ATGTTCAACGACATTCATATTGGTCCGGTGACACTTCATATGTATGGACTGATGATCGCGATCGGATTTATATCAGCGCTTTATATTGTACTTAAGAGAGGCAAAAATAAAGGTTTATCTGAAGACACAATATATGGAATTTTCTATTGTGCAATCATCGGAGGGCTTCTTGGCTGCAGGCTTTTATTCTATATAGTAGAGATTCCGGCTATCATTAAAAATCCGTCTATCTTATGGAACTTTAAGAACGGATACGTAGTATATGGCGGCATTATTGGAGGAATAGTTACTTCTTTTATCTACTTGAAAAAGTTTAGAAAAGAAAAGTTTCTGCCATATTTTGACGTAGTTATGCCAGCAGTTTCTATTGCACAGGGCTTTGGAAGGATCGGATGCTTTTGCGCAGGCTGCTGTTACGGTGCTCAGACTACAAGCAGGTTCCACATAGTATTTACTCATTCAAGCTTTGCACCTAACGGGGTACCACTTATCCCGACTCAGCTGATATCATCTGCAGGTGATTTTCTGATAGGTCTTATCCTCATCCTTTATTCAAGGAAGGAGAAAACTGCAGGAAGAACTTCAGCAATGTATCTTATTCTCTACGGAATAGGAAGATTTGGCATTGAGTTTTTAAGGGCAGACTATAGAGGAAGCCTTGGCATATTCTCTACTTCACAGATCATTTCAATGGTGATGGTCATAATCGGCATTGTACTTTTTACAATGGCGCCTAAACTGGTACAAGAAGAAACAGAAGAAACAAAAGAAGAAGTAAAAGAAGAAGTAAAAGAAGAACAATAA
- a CDS encoding ABC transporter permease produces the protein MRSFTAINKRNLSLYFRDYSAVFFSLLSMLIIIVLMVFFLGDINNSDLLDAIKMVPGRGGDSDVTTIKNFSFLWTCAGIMTINASTVTHAFYSNMIKDRTGNRLNSLFVMPVKRPVFVLGYVSSAWIAGVIMCVITLIVTEIIGVIKGMDVLPVKTHFELLALIMLNTFVYSAVMFLFASVIKSQSAWSGIGIILGTLAGFLGGIYFPLGQMSEGMQKAVKCFPFIYGSSLFRKVMLNPIEKNLFEGTPDTMRSEVDRIMGMDLFLGDSRLSGGASVGILVAVGVIFIIFSTMYLTISKKKDR, from the coding sequence ATGAGAAGCTTTACTGCAATCAATAAAAGAAATCTTAGTTTATATTTTAGAGACTACAGCGCTGTATTTTTTTCACTATTATCAATGCTTATAATCATCGTACTTATGGTATTCTTCCTGGGAGATATAAATAACAGTGATCTACTTGATGCCATAAAGATGGTACCTGGAAGAGGTGGCGACAGCGATGTTACTACCATCAAAAATTTCAGTTTCCTTTGGACCTGTGCAGGAATCATGACGATCAACGCATCTACTGTAACACACGCCTTTTATTCAAACATGATCAAAGACAGAACAGGTAACCGTCTCAATTCACTTTTTGTAATGCCTGTAAAAAGACCTGTATTCGTACTTGGATATGTAAGCTCTGCCTGGATTGCTGGAGTTATCATGTGCGTTATCACACTTATCGTTACAGAGATCATCGGTGTTATAAAGGGAATGGATGTACTTCCTGTAAAGACTCACTTTGAACTGCTTGCCTTGATAATGCTTAACACATTTGTTTATTCCGCAGTTATGTTCCTTTTTGCATCAGTTATTAAGAGCCAGAGTGCCTGGAGCGGTATAGGTATCATCCTTGGAACACTGGCAGGCTTCCTTGGCGGAATCTATTTTCCACTTGGTCAGATGAGTGAAGGCATGCAGAAAGCTGTAAAGTGCTTTCCTTTCATATATGGATCATCTCTTTTCAGAAAAGTTATGCTTAATCCTATCGAAAAAAACTTGTTTGAGGGAACACCAGATACGATGAGAAGTGAAGTTGACCGCATTATGGGTATGGATCTTTTCCTTGGTGATAGCAGGTTGTCCGGGGGCGCATCTGTAGGTATACTAGTAGCTGTAGGGGTTATATTCATCATTTTTTCCACAATGTACTTAACAATAAGCAAAAAGAAGGACAGGTAA